TGCTGGCTTTTATGATCTTTATTTTGACTTTTGTTTATAAGTCGATCGCCATGGATGAATACCAGCATGAACTGGTATCTGAGGACTATTACAAAGATGAGCTCCACTATCAGGAAGAGATCGACAAGATCAATAATGCCAAGGAACTGGATGAAAACATTGAACTCGCTAATAGCGGTGAAGGTATTTTGATAAAATTTCCAAAAGAAGTTTCAATGGAAGACATTTCGGGAACAATATATTTTCAGAGGCTTTCGAACGAAAAACTTGATTTTATTGAAGAAATACAGTTGGATGATCATAAACAATTGATCAGTTCAGAAAAACTGGTTTCCGGAAAATGGATTGTAAAAATTGATTGGAAGAATAAGGATAAGGAGTACTTGTTTAAAGATTCCTGGTTTTATTAAAATTATAGATTATTCTTTATACAGCGCTCATATTAGGCCTTTTGGGAAGTTTTCACTGCATAGGAATGTGCGGCCCGATCGCGTTTGTGCTCCCTGTTAACAAGAAAAACAAGGCGCAAACCTTTTTGGGAACCTCCTTATATCATTTAGGAAGAATCCTTAGTTATGGCCTAATTGGATTTCTATTTGGCCTGCTTGGAAAGGGCCTCTATCTCGCAGGTTTTCAGCAAAGACTTTCCATCCTGATAGGCTTTGTCATGATCTTGATCGTTTTGATTCCTTCACGTATTTTGAACCGGTACAGTTTTACAAGGCCTCTTTATAGAATCATTGGAATCGTTAAGTCAAAACTTGGCCTGTACTTAAATAAAACCTCCTTAAAAGCCCTTTTTTCGATTGGTTTTTTTAACGGATTCCTGCCTTGCGGACTGGTTTATATGGCCTTGTTGGGAGCTATTTCATCTGGAAGTGAAATTGACGGTGCTATTTATATGGTGGCTTTTGGGCTTGGCACCATTCCATTAATGACAGGAGCTGTATTCCTTGGCAACTTTTTAAAAGTTTCGGTCAGGAATAAGATTCAGAAAGCAATTCCTATATTTGTCATTATCATTGGAGTACTTTTCATTATCAGAGGTATGGGCTTGGGAATTCCATATATATCGCCCTCGGACACTCAATTGTTAATTTCCAGTGACCCTAATTCATGCATAAGCGAATAAGAGATGAACAGAACTTCTGACTTTAAAATAACGGAGGCTGAATTTAACAGCCTAACTTCTCATGAAGATCTATTGGAAATTTTCGATAAAAAGGATATTGATACCACTTCAGTGTTATCAAAATTTAATTATGAGGTCGAAAAGAAGCTACTACAAATAGAATTGGTAAAACTGCAGCAATGGGTAAAAAAGAACAATAAACGGGTTGCGATCATATTTGAAGGCAGGGATGCTGCAGGTAAAGGTGGGAATATCCGGCGGTTTACCGAACACTTGAATCCAAGATCGATGCGACTCGTTGCCCTGAATAAACCTACAGAGGTGGAAAGAGGTCAATGGTATTTTACGAGATATATTCAACATCTTCCAAACCCTGGAGAACTTGTGTTTTTTGACAGGTCCTGGTACAACAGAGCCGTAGTTGAACCGGTTATGGGTTTTTGCACGAAACATCAGTATGAACAGTTTATGGTGCAGCTCCCTGAATTTGAACATATGCTTTATGAAGACGGGGTTACCATTATAAAGTTCTGGCTTTCCATTACCAAAGAAGAACAGCTCAAACGATTTAATGCAAGAGAAGATAACCCTCTGAAGCGATGGAAATTCAGTCCTGTAGACAAAAAAGGCCAGGAATACTGGGATGATTATACAAAGTATAAGGAATTGATGTTTAGTAAAACGCATACTTCATTCAGCCCCTGGATCATCGTCAAGACCAATAAAAAAGAAACCGCAAGACTTGAATGCATGCGCTATGTATTGTCACTTTTTGACTATGAAAAAAAGGATGACAGCAAGGTCTCCCTCCTTCCCGACCCGAATGTAATTATGCGCTATTTCCGTTCTTTACACAAATACGACTAGACAGCTATGGAAAAGTTATCAGAAAAGGATTTAAAGAAATTGAATTCCAATAAAGGGTTATTGTCTATACTGATGAATGACACCATCAATTTACCAAAAACCATCAGGTATATTGATTATGAAAAGCAACTGAAAGTTCTTCAAATTGAATTGATCAGACAGCAGGCATGCATCATTGATAAAAATATGCGTGTCATTGTTTTATTTGAAGGGCGTGATGCAGCGGGTAAAGGAGGTTCAATCAGACGAATCACAGAAAGAATCAACCCTCGTCATTTTAGAATTGTCGCTTTGCCAAAGCCAACCATTGTAGAAAAATCACAATGGTATTTTCAACGCTATATTCAACAGTTTCCAAAAGCGGGTGAAATTGTTTTCTTTGACAGAAGCTGGTACAACAGAGCGGTTGTTGAACCTGTGAATGGTTTCTGTACCAATGAAGAATACAGAATTTTTATGAAACAGGTCAATGATTTCGAAAGAATGATCACTGAATCGGGTATCCTGTTGGTTAAAATATACATGTCCATTTCTAAGAAAGAACAGGCCAAAAGGTTTGAAGACATCAAAAATGACCCGCTTAAACAATGGAAAATGAGCAAGGTAGATGAACGTGCTCAGGAATTATGGGATTCCTATACTTTCTATAAAAACAAGATGTTTGAGAATACGAAAAATGGAGGAATTCCATTTAAAGTAATAAAAGCGAATCGTAAAACGGACGCACGAATTGAAGCCGTTCAACATTTGTTAAAAAGTATTCCTTACGATAAAAACAGAGAAATCTAAGCTTTTTTCACCGATTTACGGAACATAAAATAGATCCCTACAAGAATCATGGGAATACTGAGCAATTGTCCTGTATTCAGGTCCCAGTCACCACGCTGATCCACTTGTGCCTCTTTAAAGAACTCTACGATGAGCCTTACAGACCATAAACAAACCATAAAAAGACCGAATAAATAACCGAGTTTGTCTTTTTTATCCGTCTTCCAATATATATACCATAATAACACAAATGTAATCAGATAACCAAAAGCCTCATAAAGTTGCGTTGGATGTCGCGGAAAATCTTCGCCCAACTGTTTAAAAATAAAACCATAGTCTGAATTCGTAGGTTTTCCGATGATTTCTGAATTCATCAAATTACCAATCCTTACGAAAATTGCACCACTGGCAACCGGGATAACGATTCTGTCAAGAATCCAAAGCATGGGTTTTTTAACAACTTTCTTCGAGTAAAAATACATGGCTATAATGATTCCTATTGCAGCTCCGTGACTTGCCAGTCCCTGATAACCTGTAAAACGAAATGGATTAAATTTTACAGGAAGCAGCACTTCCAAAGGGTTGGATAATAAAAACTCGGTATCATAAAAAAGAAAATGCCCCAGACGCGCCCCCAGTAATGTCGCGATTACAGTATAAATAAATAAAGAGTCCAGTTTGTCAAGAGAGACTCCTTCCTTTTTAAAGATCTTTTTCATGATCTGCAGACCAAGCACAAAGGCTATGACAAACATCAGGCTATAATATCTTATGGCAAATGATCCAATTTTGACCAATTCAATACTCGGATCCCATTCTATACTTAAAAACAACATGAATTCTATTTTAAGGCGTAAATATAAATGAAAGTTTTAACAAGCTTCCTACTCTTTGTTTTTATTATAAAAATCTTTTGGCGGGACAGGATCATATCCACTCCCTCCCCAGGGATTACAACTAAAAATCCTTTTTAGAGCCAGCCAACCTCCCTTAAACAAACCATGAATCTGAAGCGCCTCAATAGCGTAATGTGAGCAGGTTGGTGAGTATCTGCAACTCGCCGGAGTAAAAGGCGATATAGCAACCTGATAAAAGCGGATCAACAATAAAAATGGGTAAATTAAAATCCTTTTTATCATAATTATGATACATTAACTTATGGAATAAGTGGTTCCTTCTTTTCCATCCTTTAACTGAATCCCCAAAACAATCAGTTCATCCCTGATTTTATCTGAAAGTTCCCAATTACGGTCATCTCTTGCAGTTTTTCTCATCTCAATAAGTAATTTCACGAGACCGTCCAGGCGCTCGGTATCATTATCTGATTTTTTAGAATTTTCAAGACCAAGAATGTCAAAAGTAAAAACGTTCATAGTTGAAACAAGTACGTCGAGATCAGATGCAGTAAGGGTTTCTTTTCCGTCGTTCACAAGATTTATCCATTTTACTCCTTCAAATAAATGCGCAATCAATACAGGTGTATTAAAATCATCACTCATCGCCTGATAGCATTTTGCCTTCCAGGAAGCAACATCCAAGGAAGAACTTCCTGCAGGCTGAAGTTTTATCATCAGGTCAATAGAGTCCATCAATCTGTTATATCCTTTTTCTGCTGCTAAAATCGCATCATTAGAGAAATCCAGTATACTTCTGTAATGCGCCTGCATCATAAAAAATCGTGCCACGCTCGGAGCAAAACTCTTTGAAATATTCGGGTTGTCTCCCGAAAAAATTTCGTCCGGAAGAATATTATTTCCGGTTGATTTTGCCATTTTTTTTCCATTCATCGTAAGCATGTTGCCATGCAGCCAGTATTTAACGGGATTCTGATGATTGCAGGCCTGAGCCTGAGCAATCTCACATTCATGGTGCGGAAATTTCAGGTCCATACCTCCTCCGTGAATATCAAATTGTTCACCAAGGTACTTTGTGCTCATTACGGTACATTCAAGATGCCAGCCAGGAAAGCCTATACCCCAAGGAGAGTTCCAGCGCTGAATATGTTCGGGTTCCGCCTTCTTCCAAAGGGCAAAATCCTGTGGATTTTTTTTATCAGATTGTCCATCTAGCGCTCTGGTATTCTCAATAGCATCCTCTATATTTCTTTTTGAAAGGATTCCATAATGTTCCTTTTCATTGTATTTCAGCACATCAAAGTACACAGAACCGTTTACTTCGTATGCAAGGCCATTCTCCAAAATAGTTTCAATGGCCTCAATTTGTTCTAAAATATGCCCGGTTGCTGTGGGCTCGATACTGGGCGGCAAGAAATTAAATTTTTGAAGTATCAAATGAAAATCGGTTGTATATTTTTGAACGATCTCCATCGGTTCCAGTTGTTCCAACCTGGCTTTCTTAGAAATTTTATCCTCATCAGAATCATCTGTAAGGTGCCCCGCGTCCGTAATATTTCTTACATACCTAACCTTGTAACCCAAATGAAGAAAATACCTGTAAATCATATCAAATGACATGAAAGTTCTGACGTTGCCCAGATGTACATTACTGTAAACCGTCGGTCCGCAAACATACATTCCCACATAACCTTCTTTAACAGGTTCGAAACGTTCTTTTTTATTTGATAGTGAATTATAGAGGTACAGGTCCTGCTTCATTTTAATTCTTTTTTATGCTTATTTCAGGTCTCCAAAGATAAGAACAATTACGAGATGGAAAACCATAAAAAAACATCCGATATTTCTATCGGATGCCTTACTTTCTTTTTGGTAAAACTTTAGGCCTTTTGCGTAATGATTTTACAATAATCTACGTCCATTTCCAGCTTCGCATTTTTTGGCACCTTTATTCTTAAGGTCTTCTTAATCTTCACCTTTTGCCTGTCTCTCATGATACGCTGTACCTCTCTTTCACGCTCTTTTGCTCCTTTTTCAATCATTCTTGCCCTTTCTTCGGTCATGTGCCTTCTTGCCTCTCTTTCAGCTTCACGTTGAGCTTCACGAGCCATTTGCTGAGCCTCCCTGGCCTGTTTCATGGCCTCTTTCTGGATTTCCTTCATTTCAATTTGTATTTTTCGCTGCTCCTCGGCAAGGATCACTTTATTTTTCTTTAACTCCTCCTGAAGTTTTTTCATTTCTTCTTTATGTTCTTCCTGCCATTTCTTAAGGTCTTCTGCATCATATTCGAAATCTTCAAAATCAAAGGCTATTGAGTCTCCGGCGAATTGAAAACTTTGAATCATGGCCATATCCATTTCAGGAAAACTTTCGAAATCAGGCATAACAAACTCAACCGAGTCCATGATATCCACAATTCTCGCAGTCACTTCAGGAATATCAACTATAACATTTCCCAAATACTTATCGCTATTTATGAAGAAATAGTCATTCCCAAAATTACTGGCATTTGATCTGATTTTGATCTTATTTGCATCCGCCTGAACACTAATATCCCAGCTTTCAAAAATCTTTTTGGCTTCCTCTTCGGGTAATCCCTGAACACTCATTAAGCCTTCTATTTCTACTTTATTCTTATTCCATTCAATAATTTCGATCTCGGCATATGAGGCCTCTACGGATACCGTGGTATTGCCACCAACCTTAAACTCCTGCAGCGGTTTTGTAAATTGCTGAGCATAGGCACCAATTGACAAGGCAAAGCCAAGAATGAATAATTTAAATTGCATAGTTTTCATTTTCTTTAGATTTTAATTTTTTTAATTCATTTTTTAACTCGATCATCAATTGTAGTCTCATTTGTAAGTTATCGATCAAACCATTTATAAGTTCTTCATCGATTTTATCTATTTCTAATCGCTCACTTTGCAGCTTGTATTCATTGGTAAGGCTGTTCATTTTTCTAAAATACTCCTCCAAAATCAGTTTATTCCCATCTGTAATTTCAAGATTAGCCAACTCGAAATTAATTGCGGTCAGGTAATAGTTTTCTATTTTCTTTAATTCCGGAGAAAATTCTTCAAGACTCACCTTTGCACTTTGTGGGGCCTGAACCTGATCAACAGAAGATTCCTGATTTATACTGGTCATCAAACCGATAGAGAATAAAATGGCAACCGAGGCAGCAATCAGCAGAAACTTATAAGAACCTTTTCTTTCAGTATGAAGTTCCTTTTTTAATTTCGTCTCGAAAATAGAACGATGATCTTTTGATAATTCCCTTAGCATCTTTTCTTCTTTTAATTTTTGCTTTATATCAACTTTCATAATTTTCATGAATTAACAGTTCTTTTAATTTACTTTTTCCTCTTGATAATTGAGACCTTGATGACACTTCTGAAATTTGAAGTATCTGAGCCACTTCCTGATGATCATACCCTTCTAAAAGATAGAGTTTAACAACATTTTTACACTTTAGTGGCAAGGCTTCAATACATTTATATATAACCGACATGCTTATCTCAGACTCAACTTCCCAGGGATCGTCATTGGGAAGATAAGTAACTTCATCATTGAGTTCAACGGTCTTAATCTTTTGTTTTTTCAGCCAATCCAGACTTTGGTTTATAACAATGCGCTTCAACCATGCTCCAAAGGAGGCTTCGCCTGTGTAGGTATCTATTTTTTTAAAGGCTTTGATAAAGGCCTCCTGCATCACATCCTGAGCTACATCGTCATCCTTGATAAAATTATAAGCGGTATTGAACATCGCTTTACTATAAAGATCATATAATTGCATCTGGGACAAACTGTCATTATTTCTGCAGCCCTCGATTAAATGTGCCTGATTATTATTATCCATATGGTTACAAATTCTACTCTAAATACGACGAATTAACTCCAGTGTGACAAAAACCTTGATTTTTTACACATGTTTTTTTATACATGCCTTAAAATTAATCATTTACTCTATCACGTTTAGATTCAAGAAGGATCAAAAAAAAGGGCCAAAGGCCCTTTATAACGATAAATCGAAAGTATTTTATTTTTCCAAAATTTCCAATTCAAACAAAAGGTCCGTATTCGGAGGTATTACGTTCCCTGCGCCCTGCTCACCATAAGCCAAATGAGAAGGAACCAATAATAAAACCTTATCTCCATATTTCATTTGCTGAAGACCCTCCTTAAAACCTGGTATCAATGCTGCATCAGGGCTGTAATCCATTGGTACTGCCTTATACATGTTCATCTGATCCTTGCGCCTGTCGTATTTTCCAAAGGTCAAAGCAGTTTCCTTTATGTTTGTATCAAATAAATCCCCTGAAACAAAATAACCTGCGTACAGAACATTAACTTTTGATCCAATAGCCGGCTTTTCGCCATTTCCCTCTTTGACTTTAATCACTTTCAACCCGGATGAAAGACTCAAAGCTGAAGCCTCATTGTCTTTTACAAACTGAACCAGATTCTCTTTTGCCTGCTTTTTACGTTCTTCAGCGAGCCTTTCTCGTTCCTCAATTTGTTCAAAATAACTTGCGAATTCTGTGGCAGCATCAAATTCCTTTGCTTTCTTACCTATTCGAATAATTTCAAGTTTTTGAATAATGTCGCCCATAGCGATAGAATCAACTACCTCCTGACCTTTCACGACAAATCCAAATACAGTATGCTTTCCATTAAGCCAAGATGTTTCCTTATGTGTTATAAAAAACTGGGAGCCATTTGAATCAGGGCCTGAATTAGCCATAGACAATATCCCTGCCGAATCGTGAGACAGCACTAAGTTCCCGGTATCATCCATCGGGAATTCATCTTCAAATTTATACCCCGGATTTCCTGAACCATTTCCTCTGGGATCACCTCCCTGAACCATGAAATCCTCAACAACTCTGTGAAATACCAGCCCATCATAAAAAGGTTTGCCTTTGAACTCATCATCCACATAAGGATTTGTTCCTTCAGCCAACGACACAAAGTTTGCAACGGTAATGGGCACCTTTTCATATTCAAGCTTCAGTAAGATATCTCCTCTGTCCGTTTGCAGATCAGCATAAAGACCATCATCAAGATCCGCGTATTTGGTACTTTTGCATGAGACTATGCTCAACAACACGATTAAAAGAATACTATTCATTATTTTCATTCTCACTTAATTTGTTAATTTTTAATAATTCAACTGTATATATTAAAGGTTGGTTAGGTTCTATTCGATCATTTCCAAGATAACCATAGGCCTTGTAAGATGGAAACAAAAAGGTAATTACCTCCCCTTCTTTCATTAATTTAAATCCATCCTGTAAACCGGAAATCAATTCTTCCTTGTCGATCAGGTAACTTTTTGTTCCTAATTCCTCTCTGGAATACAAGACAGTTCCATCAAGACCTTTTATCTCATGGGTGTAAAAAACTTCATCTCCTGATTCAGGGTAGGTTATCTCATTTGATTTTTGAGTATTGTAAAAATACCAAAAGCCATATTCAGAATTCAGATATTGATTCAGGCTGTCCGATTCCATTTTTTGAATCAAAACCGCCTGTTCAGCCTTATTGAGCATTTTATTTCGCTCAATGGACTCAGACATAAAAGAGCTTGTTTTTCTGACTATTGGCTTTCTCGCCTGTGAATTGGAGCAAGACATAATTATAATGCCAATAAAAATTATTAATAGGTAATTCTTCATTATGACAAGGTTAATTGATCAGTTAAACCAGGTAGTATTTCAACGAATTTTTTTACAGTTTCTTTTAAGGATAACGTACTTCTTCCTCCTGCCGCATTGATATGCCCTCCACCATTAAAGTTTTTTCGGGCAAATTCATTGACGGAAAAATCTCCTACCGATCTAAAAGAAATCTTGATGATCTTCTGTTTTTTGTCCTCAATAAAAATTGCAGCAAACATAACATTCTTTAAGGATAAGGCATAATTCACAAAACCCTCCGTATCTCCTCTTTGAAATTTAAATTTATTCAGTTCATTTTGAGAAAGCGTAATATAGGCTGTATGAAAACGCTCCAAAACAACCATGTTGTTCAAAGCCTTGCCCAATAACTGCATCCTGTTATAGGTATTCACATCATGTATCCTGTTGTAAATATCAGAATTATTTGCCCCCTTCTCCAGTAAATTCGCTACAACACGATGTGTATCGCTCGTGGTTGCAGGAAACCGAAAAGATCCGGTATCTGTTAAAATTCCGGCATAGAGGCAGGTTGCAATATTTATATCAACCAGATCCTTCTTTCCCATGCGCTCGATAAACTGATATATCATTTCACTGGTCGAACTCATAGTGGGATCCACAAATGAAAATTTTGCAAAATCTTCAGGCTCCTGGTGATGATCTATCATTACAAATACAGGAGAAATCTCTGACATTACCGGTTCCATTAATTCACCCAATCTGTGAAAGGCATTATAATCAAGCGTAAATACCATTTGTGCTTTTTCAAGAATCTTCGTGCATTTTTCAGGTTCAGACTCAAATATCTCAATATCAGACTGTCCTGGCATCCATTTAAGAAATCCAGGGCAATCATTAGGAGAAACTATTGTGACCTCATGCCCCAATTGTTTTAGAAACCAGTTAAGTCCAAGACTCGATCCGTAGGCATCTCCATCCGGGTTTCTGTGGGTGGTTATGACTATATTTTTAGGATCAGAAAGTGCTTGATTTAACTCTTGAAAAGTGACATCATTCATAGTTGGCGAATATACGATAAAAATAATATTATCCTCAAAATTTAAAGATGTTTAGTCAAGTTTTACGTACTTTGTCAGACCTCTAAATCCCTGTTAAAAAAGCTCAGCCATAATGAGAAATATTCCCTTTATCCTGGTGATTCTGTTGATTAGTGTTGTTTCCTGCAAAAAAGATAAAAAATTTGTCCTTTCCTTTGGTTCATGTAACAATCAGAATTTACCCAACCCGCTGTGGGAACCACTTTTAGAGAATAAACCAGACGTCTTCATCTGGGGTGGAGATATCATCTATTCTGATACGTATGATATGAATGTGATGAAGCGCAATTATGACCGTCTCAAAAATGATTCATCCTATATCTTTTTCAGAGAACAAATGGAAATAATGGGAGTCTGGGATGATCATGATTACGGACTCAATGACGGAGGTGTTCACTATTCTAAAAAAGACAGCGCCCAACTCCTTTTTCTGGATTTTTTTGATGTGGATGTAAAAAGTTACCGTAGGAAACAGCAAGGGATTTATCACTCCAGGGTATTCAAAACAGGTAGATCTTCCATAAAAATTATTCTTCTGGATACACGTTATTTTAGAAGTGACCTGGAAAAAGATCCATCCGGGAAAAAGAGATACATACCTACTCGAAATACTGAATCTACAATGCTGGGTGAAAAACAATGGGCCTGGCTTCAGGAGGAGCTGGAGAATTCAACGTCTCAGTTTAACGTAATTGTGAGCAGCATTCAGTTTTTATCGAGAGAGCATGGATTTGAAACCTGGGGTAATATGCCTCTTGAAGTTGAGAGAATGATGAATTTAATCAAAACAAGTAAAGCTTCAGGTGTGATTTTTCTGAGTGGAGACCGTCACATTGCAGAAATTTCAAAAACTTATATCGAGAATTCTGAAATCGAACTGGTCGACGTGACCTCCAGCGGAATGACCCACAGTTATGAATCATTCACCTCGGAACCTAATCCCTATCGAGTCGGAGAAGTGATCTCAGAAAAGAATTTTGGAGTTTTAATATTTGATCTAAAAAATAATCAGGTTGACATCGAAATTCGTGGTGAAGAGAACATTTTGTTTGAACGATATGTCGTGAATTATTAAAAAATTAGCTTAGATACTTGCTCAACATGGTAAATAAAGTATTTTTGCAGCAAAATTGAAATTATATCAACATGGTAACAAATAGAACATTTACAATGCTGAAGCCTGATTCTTTGGAAAAAGGTAACACAGGAGCCATTTTAGAAAAAATCAACGCTTCAGGTTTCAAGATCGTTGCAATGAAGCAAACTCAAATGAGCAGAAGAGACGCTGAGACCTTTTATGCAATTCATAAAGACAGACCTTTCTTTGCTGATTTGGTAACGTATATGACTAGAGGACCTATTGTGGCTGCGATTCTTGAAAAGGAAAATGCTGTTGAGGACTTTAGAACTTTGATCGGTGCTACAAATCCTGAAGATGCCGCTGAAGGAACCATCAGAAAAATGTTTGCAAAATCAATTAGTGAGAATGCTGTTCACGGATCTGACAGTGATGAAAATGCCTTTATTGAGGGATCTTTTCACTTTTCAGGTAGAGAGATTTTTTAAAAAATATAGGACACAAAAAAACGCTTCTTTAAAAGAAGCGTTTTTTTTTGTTATACAAACTACAATAATGATCTTACTTAAAGGAGTCTGACCTCTTTGATCTCAACTTGATCCAAGACCTCATTCATCATCGATACAATCTTACTTTTCC
This DNA window, taken from Lutimonas zeaxanthinifaciens, encodes the following:
- a CDS encoding alkaline phosphatase D family protein translates to MRNIPFILVILLISVVSCKKDKKFVLSFGSCNNQNLPNPLWEPLLENKPDVFIWGGDIIYSDTYDMNVMKRNYDRLKNDSSYIFFREQMEIMGVWDDHDYGLNDGGVHYSKKDSAQLLFLDFFDVDVKSYRRKQQGIYHSRVFKTGRSSIKIILLDTRYFRSDLEKDPSGKKRYIPTRNTESTMLGEKQWAWLQEELENSTSQFNVIVSSIQFLSREHGFETWGNMPLEVERMMNLIKTSKASGVIFLSGDRHIAEISKTYIENSEIELVDVTSSGMTHSYESFTSEPNPYRVGEVISEKNFGVLIFDLKNNQVDIEIRGEENILFERYVVNY
- a CDS encoding nucleoside-diphosphate kinase; translation: MVTNRTFTMLKPDSLEKGNTGAILEKINASGFKIVAMKQTQMSRRDAETFYAIHKDRPFFADLVTYMTRGPIVAAILEKENAVEDFRTLIGATNPEDAAEGTIRKMFAKSISENAVHGSDSDENAFIEGSFHFSGREIF